From the genome of Spinacia oleracea cultivar Varoflay chromosome 2, BTI_SOV_V1, whole genome shotgun sequence, one region includes:
- the LOC110804851 gene encoding uncharacterized protein, translating into MNLCTWNVRGMNDPIKVGEIKKFLAENKIVVVALVETKIKEENCNKILKKFGSVWQWDFNYSHSPRGRIWLGWKHAVVTVQILQETEQMIHTFVTAKSGQFSTFFTPVLNGSIVTATETRDFEACIDGAALAELKCCGHFCSWSNKGQGLSDHSPLLMSCNVNVCTAGRPFKFFNYMADHPKFLQTVQAGWSTGVHGNGNGNRLTQVWTKLKVVKQGLKHLHQHEFAKLEERIENIRTELSLVQTQLADNSTYVLQWTEKEFSEQLKKFLHVQESAYRQKSRIQWLQIGDSNSKFFFSAMKERQARNSIDVLYDSSGKKLTTMQEIKGEISQFYKGLISTAAPSLIGIDVNIVRKGKQLSSSASDELIQHVTESEIDAALKGIDPNKAPGLDGFNSLFFLMAWGVIKGDVYKAVQEFFYHWGYAKAN; encoded by the exons ATGAATCTCTGCACTTGGAATGTGAGGGGTATGAATGACCCCATCAAGGTAGGAGAAATTAAAAAATTCTTAGCTGAGAATAAAATAGTTGTAGTAGCTTTAGttgaaactaaaataaaagaagaaaattgTAACAAAATTCTGAAGAAATTTGGTTCTGTGTGGCAATGGGATTTCAATTACTCTCACTCACCTAGGGGGAGAATTTGGCTAGGGTGGAAGCATGCTGTTGTGACAGTACAGATTTTGCAGGAAACTGAGCAGATGATCCACACTTTTGTTACAGCAAAAAGTGGACAATTTAGTACATTCTTCACTCCAGT GCTTAATGGTAGTATTGTTACTGCCACTGAAACTAGAGATTTTGAAGCTTGTATTGATGGTGCAGCATTGGCTGAATTGAAATGTTGTGGTCATTTCTGCTCTTGGAGTAACAAGGGGCAGG GTCTTTCAGACCATTCCCCTCTTTTAATGTCCTGCAATGTCAATGTGTGTACAGCTGGTAGACCATTTAAGTTCTTCAACTATATGGCAGATCACCCTAAATTCTTGCAGACTGTTCAAGCTGGGTGGAGCACTGGGGTTCATGGGAATGGGAATGGGAATAGGCTTACTCAGGTGTGGACTAAGCTCAAAGTAGTTAAGCAAGGCCTTAAACACCTTCATCAGCATGAGTTTGCAAAACTGGAGGAAAGAATTGAGAACATTAGAACTGAGttgagtctggttcaaactcaGTTAGCTGATAATTCCACATATGTGTTACAATGGACAGAGAAGGAATTCTCTGAACAGTTGAAAAAGTTCCTTCATGTGCAAGAATCTGCTTATAGGCAGAAATCCAGAATTCAATGGCTGCAAATTGGGGATTCCAATTCAAAATTCTTCTTTAGTGCAATGAAGGAAAGACAAGCAAGAAACAGTATTGATGTGTTGTATGACAGTTCTGGGAAGAAGCTAACTACTATGCAAGAAATTAAGGGTGAGATTAGTCAGTTTTACAAAGGACTGATTAGCACTGCTGCTCCTTCCTTAATTGGGATTGATGTGAATATTGTTAGGAAGGGTAAACAGTTGTCTTCTAGTGCATCTGATGAGTTGATACAACATGTTACAGAAAGTGAAATTGATGCTGCATTAAAAGGAATCGATCCTAATAAAGCTCCAGGATTAGATGGCTTTAATAGTCTATTCTTTTTGATGGCTTGGGGAGTTATTAAAGGAGATGTCTACAAGGCTGTGCA
- the LOC110804845 gene encoding serine/threonine-protein kinase Aurora-3-like codes for MAPQIPKPPRKLHQRPNKPQPIQQSKTQQQPQNPSIERDWSMADFEIGKPLGKGKFGRVYLAREVKSKYIVALKVIFKEQIEKYKLHHQLRREMEIQMSLRHPNVLRLYGWFHDEDRIILILEYAFRGELYKELRTLGHLPEQQAATYIASLTEALAYCHDKNVIHRDIKPENLLLDHEGRLKIADFGWSVQSRNKRHTMCGTLDYLAPEMVENKAHDYAVDNWTLGVLCYEFLYGVPPFEAESQRDTFRRIMKVDLNFPDAPQVSTDAKDLIIRLLVKDTSKRLSLQKILEHPWILKNADPTRIFRC; via the exons ATGGCGCCCCAAATCCCTAAACCTCCGCGAAAACTCCACCAGCGTCCCAATAAGCCTCAACCGATTCAACAATCTAAGACGCAGCAGCAACCGCAAAACCCTAGCATCGAGCGTGACTGGTCAATGGCCGATTTCGAAATCGGAAAACCATTGGGAAAAGGAAAATTCGGCAGGGTTTACCTCGCTCGCGAAGTCAAG AGTAAGTATATAGTGGCGTTGAAGGTGATATTCAAGGAGCAGATAGAAAAGTATAAGCTGCATCATCAACTGAGGAGAGAGATGGAGATTCAGATGAGTTTACGCCATCCGAATGTTTTGAGGCTTTATGGGTGGTTTCATGATGAGGATAGGATAATCTTGATCCTTGAGTATGCGTTTAGGGGTGAACTTTATAAGGAACTCCGTACATTAGGTCATCTTCCTGAGCAGCAGGCTGCCACG TACATTGCAAGTCTGACAGAAGCGTTGGCCTATTGTCACGACAAGAATGTCATCCACAGGGACATCAAACCGGAAAATTTGTTGCTTGATCATGAG GGTCGTCTGAAGATTGCAGATTTTGGGTGGTCGGTACAGTCGAGAAACAAGAGACACACCATGTGTGGAACTCTTGACTATTTGGCACCAGAAATGGTGGAAAACAAAGCCCATGATTACGCTGTTGACAACTGGACTTTGGGTGTCCTTTGTTATGAATTCTTGTATGGAGTACCTCCATTTGAGGCTGAGAGCCAACGCGATACTTTCAGAAG GATTATGAAGGTTGATTTGAACTTCCCAGACGCACCTCAAGTTTCAACAGATGCCAAGGATCTAATTATCCGA CTTCTGGTGAAAGACACCTCGAAGAGGCTCTCTCTTCAGAAGATACTGGAGCACCCTTGGATCCTAAAGA